A single Spiroplasma floricola 23-6 DNA region contains:
- a CDS encoding glycoside hydrolase family 1 protein — protein sequence MIKFPKNFQIGASMSSMQTEGKGITKIGELTFDKYFQERPELFYNNVGPEITCDITKHYKNDIKMFKEINLDSIRTGFSWARLFPDGKTLNQQAVEFYHQYLDEYRKNNILIYMTLFHFDMPLWAHQKGGWASREVIDLFINYCEFVFKEYGDKVDYYVTFNEPLVPVYEGYLNDKHYPAIDDPKQAVEQVYGIFLAHSKALLAFRKYNLKSPIGLVFNWNYTYAFSDSQEDKEAAKIYDAYVNRGPLNIMFNGTIDQILIDTLKQYSLLPKYSKEELEIIKKTKIDFLGINYYFPCRVKAKSNGKKRWIMDEFTIEIPKNAKINSHRGWEIYPDALYEIGMEIKEKYDNIAWYIAENGMGVENENRFRDENGVISDDYRIEFLFEHMSQIKKAINSGSNCFGYHIWAALDCWSFRNAFKNRYGLIEVNLEDQSRKFKKSAYWYKDLILNKKG from the coding sequence ATGATTAAATTTCCCAAAAACTTTCAAATAGGAGCATCAATGAGCTCTATGCAAACTGAAGGAAAAGGAATAACAAAAATAGGAGAATTAACTTTTGATAAGTATTTTCAAGAGAGACCAGAGTTATTTTATAACAATGTTGGTCCAGAAATTACTTGTGATATTACAAAACACTATAAAAATGATATAAAAATGTTTAAAGAAATTAACTTAGATTCTATAAGAACTGGTTTTTCATGAGCAAGATTGTTTCCTGATGGAAAAACTTTAAATCAACAAGCAGTTGAGTTTTATCATCAATATTTAGATGAATACAGAAAAAATAATATATTAATCTATATGACTTTATTTCACTTTGATATGCCCCTATGAGCGCATCAAAAAGGTGGATGAGCTTCAAGAGAAGTAATTGATTTATTTATCAATTATTGTGAATTTGTTTTTAAAGAATATGGTGATAAAGTAGATTACTATGTAACATTTAATGAGCCATTAGTGCCAGTATATGAAGGATATTTAAATGATAAACACTATCCTGCAATTGATGATCCAAAACAAGCAGTAGAACAAGTTTATGGAATCTTTTTGGCTCATTCAAAAGCACTTTTAGCTTTTAGAAAGTATAATTTAAAATCACCAATTGGACTTGTTTTTAATTGAAATTATACCTATGCTTTTTCTGATTCTCAAGAAGATAAAGAAGCTGCAAAAATCTATGATGCTTATGTGAATAGAGGTCCTTTAAATATAATGTTTAATGGAACAATCGATCAAATTTTAATAGATACTTTAAAACAATATTCATTATTGCCTAAATATAGCAAAGAAGAGTTAGAAATTATTAAAAAAACTAAAATAGATTTTTTAGGAATTAACTATTATTTCCCTTGTAGAGTAAAAGCAAAAAGTAATGGTAAAAAAAGATGAATCATGGATGAATTTACTATTGAAATTCCAAAAAATGCTAAAATAAATTCTCATCGAGGATGAGAAATATATCCTGATGCTCTATATGAAATTGGAATGGAAATAAAAGAAAAATATGACAATATAGCTTGATATATTGCAGAAAATGGTATGGGTGTTGAAAATGAAAATAGATTTAGAGATGAAAATGGAGTTATCAGCGATGATTATAGAATTGAATTTTTATTTGAGCACATGTCTCAAATAAAAAAAGCAATTAACAGTGGTTCAAATTGCTTTGGTTATCACATTTGAGCTGCACTTGATTGTTGAAGTTTTAGAAATGCTTTTAAAAATAGATATGGTCTTATTGAAGTTAATTTAGAAGATCAGAGTAGAAAATTTAAAAAATCTGCGTATTGATACAAAGATTTAATTTTAAATAAGAAGGGATAA
- a CDS encoding ABC transporter permease: protein MKKKSKMFLIIKSGFKTNIKNLGHLLVLSFLVTVAVLTGMSIFVVQNRVDKSYTDLLNKSVQHDFIVDEANSARISFDEHNWIGGEDIDKFSNQDLYSQYLINSLSRKGIKNSQGIVTGDSYFSWSRTEGRTFSSVKLNNNDLSIKALTKTSIVDERFEETKEEKVMVDKIILEDETKDKYFSSDTKLASREVIIQSSFAKKNNIKRGDIIRLTSDVYGSELLVKKNINNLTFGNDVSINDSKLGIEASEYKDQVWFQVIGFGASADFVYPVTEVNSSIPSTKRNLVVYVAPSIFGLSKVNVKSEYGSKMQLYLYNIASSKLNPESEKDREVYFSGKFKNKSNNSESYLRAFNQEWINYGNLNIKNTKLFYSLRDTEYKYYFRTATYRQVIWVYWMFSAFLLILLVLISFFIIILIIKKQIEETRTKLGTFKSLGYSDFSLLMFFISPSIVISFFGSIFAYILTLSLQNQIVNFFATYFNIHFLKFNPVVGESILIFAFVLFILMSLTLLIAYLVIKESALKLLAGNLAKTNSKVGRGFKYLFKNSNPTVKLHSALLMSSTGKIFATSATLFVSISLISSAVIVPIVLQKNNTASFTGLNYNDIVEFNEPISNNPSTFLKTYNPNKKDNWTYKQENNVTDISEATNSKQKYQTAYPLKLKDSKTEYSYDTEKIIKDLMNNDISSNFYSYNIPVIGNNFDLYKEITKNNYSNWKNMSLEYLRKLDEVTIPSRDTQGVPYNAIVSIINQWTDFSNLVDSIEKVAIKSIKQNIDDNKENVVEISKELQNFYKKYVNALPLNVTKKYLTGSENKLNIEEIKKINFDNQLFATSTNNIYSEQNVKTPFKLAAKGNNRLFYGYDKNSTDANSKWNSKVLEFANKNFELQSKKVFFKEKDVNAIDLETVDWTTEEFKIFNTNLILWYWINFESKIGTMLIEATYQQANSVAQQSIKKALLEGTNYNITTNIVPYNKENDELGTMINGTYFSNSKLQNIKIYGINKGSKAVNLLDRSGNDLSQNLFKRLTNDYKQYTPIVVNATIAEKLNLKAKDVIDISILKKELVDKENKAIELDKVEMGIKSKYNYVTQTSNDYISEHKKNYFAYNDSNRSWNSESTISVAKINGYNVASNTLAGISQKTDIQKAADSSEIKKAQTGENKKFVIAGITQNYGDSKAWVSNDNANKILGYDKVKKYFFNNFFLNEWRDGNALKNFYDQSIMSKISKTQWEGFINYYNNFLLVKWASGGNDRFITGADNPYDEYINMFLKLSDDYDNPNGFKYASKYLWQLFENQYPIFNYKYSIRDDYNDQIINTSKTQPFGDYGTIGMMGKSNLETDDTGTSKITYIQGYGENGLKKVDSLKFKRQLLAQVQAIIGIIIYLVTAIALIISVSIIVITTVLIIGENTQFIATMKILGYSDKYIMSQIIAIYILPIFLMFIFGFVTAWFAIGRVIKYISSNYSFAIPYQFLGWEPFAVLSILILMYLITILISYKQFSKIRAVDSLAINN, encoded by the coding sequence ATGAAAAAGAAAAGTAAAATGTTTTTAATAATAAAGTCTGGTTTTAAAACAAATATAAAAAATTTGGGACATTTACTTGTTTTGAGTTTTTTAGTAACAGTAGCTGTTCTTACAGGTATGTCAATATTTGTTGTACAAAATAGAGTTGATAAAAGCTATACTGACTTATTAAATAAATCTGTTCAACATGACTTTATAGTTGATGAAGCTAACTCTGCAAGAATCTCTTTTGATGAACATAATTGAATTGGGGGAGAAGATATTGATAAATTCTCAAATCAAGATTTATACTCTCAATACTTAATAAATTCTTTATCAAGAAAGGGAATAAAAAATTCTCAAGGTATTGTAACTGGAGATAGTTACTTTAGCTGATCTAGAACAGAGGGAAGAACTTTTTCAAGTGTAAAACTAAATAATAATGATTTAAGTATTAAAGCATTAACAAAAACTTCTATTGTAGATGAAAGATTTGAAGAAACAAAAGAAGAAAAAGTAATGGTGGACAAAATTATTTTAGAAGATGAAACAAAAGATAAATATTTTTCTTCAGATACTAAATTAGCTTCAAGAGAAGTTATTATTCAATCAAGTTTTGCTAAAAAAAATAATATTAAAAGAGGAGATATTATTAGACTTACAAGTGATGTTTATGGAAGTGAACTATTAGTTAAAAAAAATATTAATAATTTAACTTTTGGAAATGATGTAAGTATTAATGATTCAAAATTAGGAATTGAAGCAAGTGAGTATAAAGATCAAGTTTGATTTCAAGTAATAGGATTTGGAGCATCAGCTGATTTTGTTTATCCTGTTACAGAAGTTAACTCCTCAATTCCTTCTACAAAAAGAAATTTAGTAGTGTATGTGGCACCTTCAATTTTTGGTTTAAGCAAAGTAAATGTTAAATCAGAATATGGAAGTAAAATGCAACTTTATCTTTATAATATTGCAAGTAGTAAACTAAATCCAGAATCTGAAAAAGACAGAGAAGTTTATTTTTCAGGAAAGTTTAAAAATAAAAGTAATAATTCAGAATCCTATTTAAGAGCTTTTAATCAAGAGTGAATTAATTATGGAAATTTAAATATAAAAAATACTAAATTATTTTATTCTTTAAGAGATACAGAGTATAAATATTATTTTAGAACAGCAACTTATAGACAAGTAATTTGAGTTTATTGAATGTTTTCCGCATTTCTACTAATACTTCTAGTACTAATAAGTTTCTTTATTATTATTTTAATAATAAAAAAACAAATTGAAGAGACAAGAACAAAACTTGGAACATTTAAATCATTGGGATATTCTGATTTTTCTCTTTTAATGTTCTTTATATCACCTTCAATAGTTATAAGTTTTTTTGGTTCAATTTTTGCCTATATTCTTACACTGTCACTTCAAAATCAAATTGTAAACTTCTTTGCAACTTATTTTAATATTCACTTTTTAAAATTTAATCCAGTAGTGGGAGAATCAATTTTAATATTTGCATTTGTGTTATTTATATTAATGTCTTTAACTTTATTAATTGCTTATCTTGTTATTAAAGAAAGTGCTTTAAAATTATTGGCAGGAAATCTTGCAAAAACAAATTCAAAAGTTGGAAGAGGATTTAAATATCTTTTTAAAAATTCAAATCCAACAGTAAAATTACATTCAGCTTTATTAATGAGTTCAACAGGAAAAATATTTGCAACTTCTGCAACATTGTTTGTTTCAATAAGTTTAATTTCTTCAGCTGTAATAGTTCCAATAGTTTTACAAAAAAATAATACGGCAAGTTTTACAGGATTAAATTACAATGACATAGTTGAATTTAATGAACCGATTTCAAATAATCCTTCTACTTTTTTAAAAACTTATAATCCTAATAAAAAAGATAATTGAACTTACAAACAAGAAAATAATGTAACAGATATTTCTGAAGCTACAAATTCAAAACAAAAATATCAAACAGCTTATCCATTAAAATTAAAAGATTCTAAAACAGAATACAGTTATGATACAGAAAAAATAATTAAAGATTTAATGAACAATGATATTAGTTCTAATTTTTATTCATACAATATTCCTGTAATAGGTAATAATTTTGATTTATATAAAGAAATAACAAAAAATAATTATAGTAATTGAAAGAACATGTCTTTAGAGTATTTAAGAAAATTAGATGAAGTAACTATACCTTCAAGAGATACACAAGGAGTTCCTTATAATGCAATTGTTTCAATTATTAATCAGTGAACTGATTTTTCAAATTTAGTTGATAGCATTGAAAAAGTTGCAATAAAATCAATTAAACAAAATATTGATGATAACAAAGAAAATGTTGTAGAGATATCAAAAGAACTTCAGAATTTTTATAAAAAGTATGTAAATGCTTTACCATTAAATGTTACTAAAAAATATTTAACTGGCAGTGAGAACAAATTAAACATTGAAGAAATTAAAAAAATAAATTTTGACAATCAATTATTTGCAACTTCAACTAATAACATTTACTCTGAACAAAATGTAAAAACTCCTTTTAAGTTAGCTGCAAAAGGAAACAATAGATTGTTTTATGGGTATGATAAAAATTCAACAGATGCCAATTCAAAATGAAATTCAAAAGTTTTAGAATTTGCAAATAAAAATTTTGAATTGCAAAGTAAAAAAGTTTTCTTTAAAGAAAAAGATGTTAATGCAATTGATTTAGAAACTGTTGATTGAACAACTGAAGAATTTAAAATTTTTAACACTAATTTAATCTTATGATACTGAATAAATTTTGAATCAAAAATTGGAACCATGTTAATTGAAGCTACTTATCAACAAGCAAATAGTGTTGCTCAACAAAGTATTAAAAAAGCATTGTTGGAAGGAACAAACTACAATATTACAACAAACATTGTTCCTTATAATAAAGAAAATGACGAACTGGGAACAATGATTAATGGTACATATTTTTCAAATAGTAAATTGCAAAACATTAAAATTTATGGAATAAATAAAGGTTCAAAAGCTGTTAATTTGTTAGATAGAAGTGGAAATGATCTAAGTCAAAATTTATTTAAAAGATTAACAAATGATTACAAACAATATACGCCAATAGTTGTTAATGCAACTATTGCTGAAAAATTAAATTTAAAGGCAAAAGATGTAATAGATATTTCAATTCTGAAAAAAGAGTTAGTTGATAAAGAAAATAAAGCAATTGAGCTAGACAAAGTTGAAATGGGAATTAAGTCAAAATATAATTATGTTACTCAAACTTCAAATGATTATATTTCTGAGCATAAAAAAAACTATTTTGCCTATAATGATTCAAATAGAAGTTGAAATTCTGAATCAACAATATCAGTTGCAAAAATAAATGGATATAATGTTGCTTCAAATACTTTAGCTGGTATATCTCAAAAAACAGATATTCAAAAAGCAGCAGATAGTTCTGAAATCAAAAAAGCACAAACGGGAGAGAATAAAAAATTTGTTATTGCAGGTATTACTCAAAACTATGGTGACTCAAAAGCTTGAGTATCAAATGATAATGCTAATAAAATTTTAGGTTATGATAAAGTTAAAAAATATTTCTTCAATAATTTCTTTTTAAATGAGTGAAGAGATGGAAATGCTTTAAAAAATTTCTATGATCAAAGTATTATGAGCAAAATTAGCAAAACTCAATGAGAGGGTTTTATAAATTATTACAATAACTTCTTATTAGTTAAGTGAGCAAGTGGGGGCAATGATAGATTTATTACAGGAGCTGATAATCCTTATGATGAATATATCAACATGTTTTTAAAATTATCAGATGATTATGATAATCCAAATGGATTCAAATATGCTTCAAAATATTTATGACAGTTATTTGAAAATCAATATCCAATATTTAATTATAAATATTCAATAAGAGATGATTATAATGATCAAATTATAAATACTTCTAAAACTCAACCATTTGGTGATTATGGAACAATTGGTATGATGGGTAAATCAAATTTAGAAACTGATGATACAGGAACTTCAAAAATAACTTATATTCAAGGTTATGGAGAAAATGGATTAAAAAAAGTTGACTCATTAAAATTTAAAAGACAACTATTAGCTCAAGTTCAAGCAATTATTGGAATCATAATTTATTTAGTAACAGCAATTGCTTTAATAATTTCAGTTTCTATTATTGTTATAACTACAGTTTTAATTATTGGAGAAAATACTCAATTTATTGCTACAATGAAAATCTTGGGATACTCTGATAAATATATTATGTCTCAAATTATAGCAATATATATATTGCCAATCTTCTTAATGTTTATATTCGGATTTGTCACAGCATGATTTGCAATAGGGAGAGTAATAAAATATATTTCTTCAAATTACTCTTTTGCAATTCCTTATCAATTTTTAGGGTGAGAACCATTTGCTGTTCTTTCAATTCTAATACTAATGTATTTAATAACAATATTAATTTCATATAAACAATTTTCAAAAATAAGAGCAGTTGATTCATTGGCAATTAACAATTAG
- a CDS encoding PTS transporter subunit EIIB, giving the protein MIKKKYIDSVQELFEDLGGYANIDYFTHCMTRMRFHLKDWSIVNEAKIKASSYATGINKNQGGDEYQIIVGMDVADFYDTFCEINGFDKDGKTIIFKEISQKDTNFKTKQIEDIKQMKDKFKVKGLTNKCLSFISKVFSPIVYPLIGYGLLLTLWSVMTVEWSGKDSSLASTVHFFGEFASILDVLTSTFSLFITIAVSYTVFKAMRCTPIYGILIGVVLTAPGLVAMGDVKPESGQTILGVYPGWTLFGEGITYPWKINFNGLMVPMIFIAIFGAYMEIWTSKIKNTTAKNIVGPIAIIGVTFLFAIFVVAPIGMLFTNYLSISVNWLSTNSIAKYIALPLLGAAYGPLVITGLHHSLTPIILQGQAAYGTTIIQGLCTLSNISQGVATIAFVVLNRRVRQLKELGVSNGVSAIVGGITEPSLFTVNLKHLFPLIACSIGVFCGSLVLVASNTFAVQGASSIFGFLMFQHKAPELTGATTWIGGGYVWGGISILVSCSVTFTMTLVLGKIKFFEKRTRDLLLEDYNEDIYELKAISKKDFKELILKDKQSKLALKNQIKAEKNNNRSIK; this is encoded by the coding sequence ATGATAAAGAAAAAATATATTGATTCAGTTCAAGAACTTTTTGAAGATTTAGGTGGATATGCCAATATTGATTATTTCACTCATTGCATGACAAGAATGAGATTTCACTTAAAAGATTGAAGTATAGTAAATGAAGCAAAAATTAAAGCTAGCAGTTATGCTACAGGTATTAATAAAAATCAAGGTGGAGATGAATATCAAATAATAGTGGGTATGGATGTAGCAGATTTCTATGATACTTTTTGTGAAATAAATGGTTTTGACAAAGATGGAAAAACTATTATCTTTAAAGAGATTTCACAAAAAGATACTAATTTTAAAACTAAACAAATTGAAGATATTAAACAAATGAAAGATAAATTTAAAGTAAAAGGACTTACAAATAAATGTCTATCTTTTATTTCTAAAGTATTTTCACCAATCGTCTATCCTCTAATAGGATATGGACTACTTTTAACTCTTTGATCAGTGATGACAGTTGAATGAAGTGGAAAAGACAGTTCACTTGCCTCAACTGTACATTTCTTTGGCGAATTTGCAAGCATTTTAGATGTTTTAACAAGCACATTTTCATTGTTTATTACAATAGCTGTAAGCTATACTGTATTTAAAGCGATGAGGTGTACACCAATCTATGGAATTTTAATTGGAGTTGTATTAACTGCACCAGGATTAGTTGCCATGGGAGATGTAAAACCTGAATCTGGACAAACAATTTTAGGTGTTTATCCAGGATGAACTCTTTTCGGAGAAGGAATCACTTATCCTTGAAAAATTAATTTTAATGGTTTAATGGTTCCAATGATATTTATTGCTATTTTTGGTGCTTACATGGAAATATGAACATCAAAAATAAAAAACACTACTGCAAAAAACATAGTAGGGCCAATTGCTATTATTGGAGTTACATTTTTATTTGCAATCTTTGTAGTGGCACCAATTGGAATGTTATTTACAAATTATTTATCTATATCTGTAAATTGATTGAGTACTAACAGTATTGCCAAATATATTGCTTTACCTTTACTTGGAGCTGCTTATGGTCCACTTGTAATTACAGGTTTACATCATTCTTTAACTCCAATCATTTTACAAGGACAAGCAGCATATGGAACCACTATTATTCAAGGTCTTTGTACACTTTCAAACATCTCACAAGGTGTAGCAACTATTGCTTTTGTTGTATTGAACAGAAGAGTAAGACAATTAAAAGAATTGGGTGTTTCTAATGGAGTTTCTGCTATTGTTGGGGGAATTACTGAACCATCTCTATTTACAGTAAATTTAAAGCATTTATTTCCACTAATTGCATGTTCAATAGGTGTCTTTTGTGGAAGTTTAGTTTTAGTTGCTTCAAATACATTTGCTGTACAAGGTGCTAGTTCTATTTTTGGATTTTTAATGTTTCAACACAAAGCTCCAGAATTAACAGGAGCAACTACTTGAATTGGAGGAGGTTATGTATGGGGTGGAATCTCTATTCTTGTAAGCTGTAGCGTTACTTTTACAATGACCCTAGTTTTAGGAAAAATTAAATTTTTTGAAAAAAGAACAAGAGATTTATTATTAGAAGATTACAATGAAGATATTTACGAATTAAAAGCAATCTCTAAAAAAGACTTTAAAGAATTGATATTAAAAGATAAACAATCAAAATTAGCTTTAAAAAATCAAATTAAAGCAGAAAAAAACAATAACAGATCAATAAAATAA
- a CDS encoding S1 RNA-binding domain-containing protein, giving the protein MGTIVNITITKIVDFGAFCDAEIDGKIYKGLIHISEIADAYVTNVADYVTVGQQMEGYVISTDESKDQAKLSLKRVSK; this is encoded by the coding sequence ATGGGAACAATTGTAAATATTACTATTACTAAAATCGTTGATTTTGGAGCATTCTGTGATGCTGAAATTGATGGAAAAATCTACAAAGGTTTAATTCACATATCTGAAATTGCTGACGCTTATGTTACTAATGTAGCTGACTATGTAACTGTAGGTCAACAAATGGAAGGTTATGTAATTTCAACTGATGAAAGCAAAGACCAAGCTAAATTATCATTAAAAAGAGTATCAAAATAA
- a CDS encoding PTS transporter subunit EIIC produces MNTFNRKQEVNNQKHKSIKKKFAGSFLIKLQSLGKSLMYPIALLPFAAFLNRFGSLAMELNSQTVHNVGWWIGFIIQKPGLVIFDNLPLLFAIGIAFGLAKDQRGEAALIGAGFYLILTGLLGRNCLPKLFYDDVITFDFYKTGNNGPELAGSLSSLFYVPKYGEIKNKLEIIGGTYILNIGVLGGIVSGCLSAWAYNKFKSVKLPQALSFFGGRRFAPIVAMVLSIPIAFMFAIIWPWFQYSLINFGKLVSSGDSWAIPIPGAFLYALLNRLVQPTGLHHIINTFLWFQMPINGFIVDFNGKVVLFNNMYENPLLKSSTILSSTGLDVMNQISNSIFGQVSITNQNFNQYFSIQMCAIPNNVILTTTNNVPCFTIFGDINAFQKSMVSGNFQTGYFPMFWGGLPGAALAMIYSAKKENRKEVISFLAGVAIVAALTGIDEPLVFSFIFVGPILLVINALYTAIFASIAIAMHMHIGFGFSGGFIDYAISFSNSWAMSKYERIINGPIYGILSNPLWMFVLAGLAFPTYFFTFNILIKKMNILTPGREEEMEIKDNK; encoded by the coding sequence ATGAATACGTTTAATAGAAAACAAGAAGTAAATAATCAAAAACACAAATCTATTAAAAAAAAATTTGCAGGAAGTTTTTTGATTAAATTACAAAGTCTTGGTAAATCTTTAATGTATCCAATTGCACTGTTACCTTTTGCTGCTTTTTTAAATCGTTTTGGGTCTTTGGCAATGGAACTCAATAGTCAAACAGTTCATAATGTTGGATGGTGAATTGGTTTTATAATACAAAAACCAGGTTTAGTTATTTTTGATAATTTACCCTTATTATTTGCAATAGGTATAGCATTTGGTCTTGCAAAAGATCAAAGAGGTGAAGCAGCTCTTATTGGTGCAGGATTTTACTTAATTTTGACAGGACTTCTTGGTAGAAATTGTCTTCCAAAATTATTTTATGATGATGTAATTACATTTGATTTCTATAAAACAGGCAATAATGGACCGGAACTAGCGGGGTCTTTGTCGAGTTTATTTTATGTTCCAAAATATGGAGAAATTAAAAATAAACTCGAGATAATTGGTGGTACTTATATATTAAATATTGGTGTTTTGGGAGGTATTGTTTCAGGGTGTTTAAGTGCTTGAGCATATAATAAATTTAAAAGTGTTAAACTACCTCAAGCATTATCATTTTTTGGAGGAAGAAGATTTGCTCCAATAGTAGCTATGGTCTTATCAATTCCAATAGCATTTATGTTTGCCATTATTTGACCATGATTTCAGTATTCCTTAATTAATTTTGGAAAGCTGGTTTCAAGTGGTGATTCTTGAGCAATACCAATACCTGGAGCATTTCTTTATGCACTATTAAATCGACTTGTTCAACCAACAGGTTTACATCATATCATTAATACTTTTCTATGATTTCAAATGCCAATAAATGGTTTTATTGTTGATTTTAATGGAAAAGTAGTATTATTTAATAACATGTATGAAAATCCATTACTAAAAAGTTCAACAATACTTTCTTCAACTGGCTTAGATGTAATGAATCAAATTTCAAACTCAATTTTTGGACAAGTTTCTATTACAAACCAAAACTTTAATCAGTATTTTTCAATACAAATGTGTGCAATTCCAAATAATGTAATATTGACAACAACAAATAATGTCCCTTGTTTTACAATATTTGGAGATATAAATGCTTTTCAAAAATCTATGGTTTCTGGAAATTTTCAAACAGGTTACTTTCCAATGTTTTGAGGTGGATTACCAGGAGCTGCACTAGCAATGATTTATTCAGCTAAAAAGGAAAATCGAAAAGAGGTCATATCATTTTTAGCAGGAGTAGCTATAGTTGCTGCTTTAACTGGAATTGATGAACCTTTGGTTTTTTCTTTTATTTTTGTTGGACCTATCTTATTAGTGATTAATGCTCTATATACTGCAATTTTTGCATCTATTGCAATTGCTATGCACATGCATATTGGATTTGGATTTAGTGGAGGATTTATTGATTATGCTATTTCATTTTCAAACTCATGGGCTATGAGCAAATATGAAAGAATAATAAATGGACCTATTTATGGTATTTTATCAAATCCCTTATGAATGTTTGTTTTAGCTGGTTTAGCATTTCCTACATATTTCTTTACATTTAATATACTTATTAAAAAAATGAATATTCTAACTCCTGGACGGGAAGAAGAAATGGAAATAAAAGATAATAAATAA
- a CDS encoding ATP-binding cassette domain-containing protein, with translation MQIVIKNFLKKFKQNKVGPISCEIKKNRVTAILGSSGSGKSVLINSIIGATKKFKGDILIKNISRKKLFNYKVNREITFYTQIDFALYDIKVTFFLKTMCLSFGINKKEINSKIEYWLKFFDLWEARNKKISNFSWGMKNRLNLILCFIKDSEIIIMDEPGANLDSVWRYKIKKLLINYKEQGKTIIITVHNIDEIADIIDDYIILEKGEKIFEGSKEELDLYPKYKLFIKQKFNVENLKNFLAKYNIKSFKYDETENSLIIGIKNQKQINYLFLYLIKNNLPLSNVNSLPINMEAIHKALESRQLDVK, from the coding sequence ATGCAAATAGTTATTAAGAATTTTTTAAAGAAATTTAAACAAAATAAGGTTGGGCCAATTTCATGTGAAATAAAGAAAAATAGAGTAACAGCTATTCTTGGTTCAAGTGGCAGTGGTAAAAGTGTTTTAATTAACTCAATTATTGGTGCTACAAAGAAATTTAAAGGAGATATTTTAATAAAAAATATCTCTAGAAAGAAATTATTTAATTATAAAGTAAATAGAGAAATAACTTTTTATACTCAAATTGATTTTGCTCTTTATGATATTAAAGTAACTTTTTTTCTAAAAACCATGTGCTTAAGTTTTGGAATAAATAAAAAAGAAATTAATTCAAAAATAGAGTATTGATTAAAGTTTTTTGATCTTTGAGAAGCAAGAAATAAGAAAATAAGTAACTTCTCATGAGGTATGAAAAATAGATTAAATCTAATTCTTTGTTTTATAAAAGACTCAGAAATTATTATTATGGATGAACCAGGAGCTAATTTAGACTCTGTTTGAAGATACAAAATAAAAAAACTGCTAATAAATTATAAAGAGCAGGGCAAAACTATTATTATTACAGTTCACAATATTGATGAAATAGCAGATATTATTGATGATTATATAATTTTAGAAAAGGGAGAAAAAATCTTTGAAGGCTCAAAAGAAGAGTTAGATTTATATCCTAAATATAAATTATTTATTAAACAGAAATTTAACGTAGAAAATCTTAAAAATTTTCTTGCTAAATATAATATTAAATCCTTTAAATATGATGAAACTGAAAACTCCTTAATTATAGGAATTAAAAATCAAAAACAAATAAACTATTTATTCTTATATTTAATAAAGAATAATTTACCATT
- a CDS encoding PTS transporter subunit EIIB produces the protein MAKSIVDIVKLDNILKVENCSTRLRLTLKNNKEGIEDKELKALGIYGLKRLGDQGLQLIIGTDVEHVANEIQSLFLAKSE, from the coding sequence ATGGCAAAAAGTATTGTAGATATTGTTAAATTAGACAATATTTTAAAAGTAGAGAATTGCAGTACAAGATTAAGATTGACTCTTAAAAACAATAAAGAAGGAATTGAAGATAAAGAACTAAAGGCTTTGGGAATTTATGGTTTAAAAAGACTTGGTGATCAAGGTCTACAATTAATTATAGGAACTGATGTTGAGCATGTTGCAAATGAGATTCAAAGTTTATTTTTAGCAAAATCTGAATAA